In the genome of Planctomyces sp. SH-PL62, the window GGCCAGAAACACAACAGCCCGATCCAAGCTCGCCTCGGCACCGTGGGCTCCTCCTCGGATTATCGCGCCCCGAAATCGAGGCCCTTACGTCCTGATTGTAGATTCGGTCGGGCCCGAAATCAAGATTTTAATGCATGCACGCAATTGAATCCCCAGGCTCGGCCGCCGCGGCTTCGCAGACGTCGCGAACGCGGGAGTTGCGGTTCCTCCGCGTCGTTCAGATCGGACGGATCGGACTCGGAGTAGCAGGGGAATCGACGGTGACGGGCGAGGCGCCCCGTCACCGGCGTTGCAGCACGCATAATCGCCAGGACGGGATCACCGCGAGAACTTGTCGCTCAGCTTGCGTCCCAGGAGCTTGAGCTTCTGTTTGTCGGGCGGGGTGAGGAAATCATCGACGGGGGAGCCGATCCCGGCGCCTCGACCGAGGACGCTCACCTTGAGGTCGTCGACGGTGCCGTTGAGGCGGAGGCTGCTGAGGGCGTCGACGTCCAGCTCGAGTTCGGCGAGGAGTTTCTTCGCACGAGCGGGGACCCGTTCGGCGAGCCCTTCGAGGCCCATTCGATAGTCGAGTCGGCCGTCGAAGTCAGTCCAGCCGGAGATGATGATCGGGGTCTTGGCGAGATTGAGCGCGAGCTTGCTCGTGGTGATCCGGGCGTCCTTCACCGTGAAGTCGGTCCGCAGCGAGCCCACCCGGCTCTTGGTCGGGAGGCTGATGGAGGACTTCTCGACCTCGGAGAGGAGCTCAGTCCCGTCGAGCTGGATCGGGTCGATGAGGATCCGGCCGTTGCCGACGAGCGTCTGGCTGAGGAGTTCGCGGGTCTCGCCGTCGCCCCGGAGGTAAAGCTCCATCGTCAGGTCGCCCTGGATTCGAGGCGTGGCGCCTGCCAGGACGGGGACGAGGTAGCGGAGGAACGCCATGCCGTCGTCGAGGACGACGCGATCCGCCCAGAGTTGGCCCTCGAAGCTGGGACGGCCGGGGATGCGGTCGAGCGATCCGGAGAACTGGAAGGCCCCCTGATTCACGTCGCCGCTCATCGTGCCGGTGATCGTCTTGCCCTCTTCCCAGGTCCCCTCGCCCTGCACGTTCTCCAACACGACGTCGGTCTGCGTCGGCTCGTCGATCAGGTGGACCTGACCGCGCTGGACGTGGATCTGGAGGTTCGTGGGGCCGGTCGAGGCCTCGCTCGGGGGGCGTCGGGGGCGGGTCGCTGGGCGCGGACGAGGTCGGCCAGTTCGAAGGTGCCGTCGGCCCGTCGCTGGACCCGGAGCTTGACGCCGTCGACGTCGAGGGCCGTCGCGTCGAGCCGTCCGCGGACCAGTTGGAACAAGCTGACGTCGACGTGGACCTTCTCGGCGTCGAGCCAGGGTCCGCTGGCCGAGCCGGGAGCGCCGATCTTGAGGTTCTCCAGGTCGAGGCCGCCGCCGAAGCAGACCCGGAGCTTGTCCACGTGGACCGTACGGCCGCTGGAGCGTTCCAGCGCGGCGATGACGTGCGTCCTGGCCCAGTTCGTCGGTGCGACCAGGACGACCAAGCACCAGAGCAGGGCCGGCGCGACGACGATCCCGATGGGGATCAGCAGGAGCCGGCGGAACCAGCGGCATCTCATCGGAATCCCTCCCGAGCACCCGAAGGGCCCGGCCCTTCCCCAACCATCCTGGCCGGCGTGACGAACTGGTCGGAAGCCGACGGACGTCGTCCCCGATCGGCTGCGAACCATAAGCGAATCGCCCCTGCCCTGCAAGAACACTTTGGCCGCGGCCGCCCCCCCCATGTTCGAGGATCGGCTCGACGCGACGGCCCGTCCCGATGCTCGCCCGAGCGTGCCGCCTCAGGATTGCGGCGGTCCTCGGGATGCGACAGAATCGACCCCTGAGGACGCATCGAGGAAGTCTCCCCTCCCCGTCGAGGCCGCCGATCATGACGCCACGCGCGCGACTCGTCCCTCCACTCATCGCCGGGCTGGTCTTCTCGCTCTCACTCGTGGGCGGCCCGCGAGCCGTCCTCGCGGAGATTCTCCCAATCGTCGCCGACGTCGAGTTCCAACCCCTGAGCGCGCAGGCGCGTCGTGTGGTGCAGACGCTCGACCTGCTGGGCCAGCCGCTGAGTGCCGAGGAGAAGGCCCGGATCGACGCGGCCGTCCAGGCGGCCGAGGAAGGGCCGGGGATCAAGGCCATCCAGGAAGTGCTGGACGCGCACTGCCTGATCGGCGTCGACGTCAATCCGGAGAGCCGGGTCAAGTCGATCCAGGGTCCCGCCTCGCCCCGGTTGGTCCAGGGGGGCTGGAGCGTCTTCCTGGTCAAGGTCCACAACGAGGCCGGCGTCACCGCCGAGCTGGTCGTCGAGAGCCCCAACGCGGGCCCGATGCACAAGCAGTCGACCAACAGCGCGGAGCCGAAGGACACGATCCACAAGGCCGACCTGATCGATCGCTGGTGCGACGTCGTGATGTACCGCGACCGTCCGCTGTCGCGTACCCTTTCGGGACTGCCGGTGGAGTATCGGGTGTTGCAAATCGCCAGCCGCGACGCCGGACGTCGCGAGGCGAAGCTGACGTTCAACGTCGGCCAGGGGAGCCAGGATCTGGGCTTCCGCAGCGACGTCGACATCCTCTTCACCTGCGAGCCCGCCGTGACGGTGACGCTCGACGTCCGCGACGAGTCCGATAGGCCGACCACGGCCTCGTTCATCTTCCGCGACCGCCTGGGGAGGGTTTATCCATCGCCCAGCCGCCGGCTCGCCCCGGACTTCTTCTTCCATCCCCAGATCTACCGGGCCGACGGCGAGACCGTGTCGCTCCCCGCCGGCGAGTTCCAGGTCGAGTACACCCGAGGCCCGGAGTACCGCCTGCTCACGAAATCCATCACCGTGCCCAAGGGGAGCGCCCATCGCGAGGCGTTCAAGCTTGAACGCTGGATCCACCTTTCGAAGCGGAACTGGTTCTCGGGCGACCACCACGTCCACGCCGCCGGGTGCGCCCACTATGAGAGCCCGACCGAAGGCGTGACGCCCGACGACATGTGGCGGCACATCCTGGGCGAGGATCTCGACGTCGGCTGCGTCCTGAGCTGGGGGCCTTGCTGGTACGCCCAGAAGGCGTTCTTCGACGGCAAGGTGCACAGGCTGTCCACCCCGGAGAACCTGATGCGGTACGACGTGGAGGTCTCCGGCTTCCCCTCGTCGCACACGGGCCACCTCTGCCTGCTCCGGCTCAAGGAGGACGACTATCCCGGCACCACGCGCATCGAGGAATGGCCGAGCTGGGACCTTCCCGTCCTGAAGTGGGGGAAGGAACAGGGGGGCGTCGTCGGCTTTTCGCACTCGGGCTGGGGGCTGGCGACTAAATCGATCGAGATCCCCAACGACGAGATCCCGCCGTTCGACGGGATCGGCGCCAACGAGTACATCGTCGACGTGGTCCATGACGCCGTCGACTTCATCTCGGCCGTCGACACCCCGATCCCCTGGGAGCTCAACATCTGGTATCACACGCTCAACTGTGGATATCGCACGCGGATCAGCGGCGAGACCGACTTCCCCTGCATCTACGGCGAGCGGGTCGGCCTGGGTCGCGTGTACGTCAAGCTCGACGACGGCAAGCTCGACTTCGACCGTTGGTGCCAGGGGTTGAAGGACGGCCGCTCCTACGTCTCGGACGGCAAGAGCCACCTGATCGACTTCCAGGTCGACGACCGCGAGGTCGGCGAGGACGGGAGCGAGGTCAAGCTCCTCGCACCGGGGACGATCAAGGTCCGCGTGAAGGCCGCCGCACTCCTCGCCGAGACCCCTTCGCCCGAGACCGAAGCGATCCGGACCCGACCGATCTACGTCCAGCCCTACTGGCACGTCGAGCGGGCCCGGGTGGGGGCGTCGCGCAAGGTCCCCGTCGAGGTGGTCGTCAACGGCCTGCCGGTCGAGCGCCGGGAGATCGAGGCCGACGGCTCCATCCAGGATCTGGAATTCGACGTTCCGGTGACGAAGTCGAGCTGGGTGGCGGTGCGCATCTTCCCCACGTCGCACACCAACCCGGTCTTCGTCACGGTCGGAGACAAGCCGATCCGGGCGTCGAGGAAGTCGGCCGAATGGTGCCTGAAGTCGGTCGACCAGTGCTGGTCTCAGAAGGAGCCGGCGATCCGCGAGTCCGAGAAGGAGGCCGCGCGCCAGGCTTACGACGTCGCACGCGACGCCTACCGCAAGATCCTGTCGGAGTGCGAGGACGATCGGCCGGCGGCCGACGAGAAGGCCGCCGGTGGAGGAGAGGATCGATGATTCGGCCCCACGATGAAGACCTGGCCGGGGCGTTCGACGACCAGGCCCCGAAGTTCGAGCGGGCCCCGGTGCAGAGCGATCCGGCGGCGCTCGAACGACTCGTCCGCGCCGCCGGCTTTCCGGCCGGGGCGCTCCTGCTCGACGCCGGCTGCGGCCCCGGTCTGGTGAGCGAGGCCTTCCTGAAAGCCGGGGATCGCGTGTTCGGCGTCGACCTCTCCCCGGTCATGATCGACCGCGCCCGCGCGCGATGCGGCTTCGCGGGAGACTCGGCGCGGTTCCTCCAGGGCTCGATTTACGAGGACGGCGTGGCGGCGGAGGGGCCGTTCGACGGGGCCTATTCGCGGTACGTGCTCCACCACGTCCTCGATCCCCGCGCGTTCCTCGCCCGCCAGATCGAGCTGGTCCGCCCCGGCGGCCTGATCGTCCTGGGTGATCACATCACCTCCCCGGACCCCGCGCTCGCGCGACGCCACCAGGAATTCGAGGTCGGCCGCGATCGGACCCACACCAGGAACCTGACCGGCGGCGAACTCGTCGATCTCTTCGCCGACGCCGGCCTGAACGACGTCCACTACCAGGAGGAGGCGTTCGCGCTCGACTTCGACGAGTGGTTCGACCGGGGTTCACCGAGCGAATCCAAGCAGAGCCTGCGTGAAGCCCTGGAGACCGGCCTCGACGCGCGAGGTTTCCGCGTCGCGCCGGGCCAGGGGGCGACGATCAGGATCGAGTGCGTGTACGCCATCGTCCGAGGTCGTCGGGACTGAGGAGGTGGACGCCCCCCAGCCCCGACGGGTGTGCTCGAATCAATCAGTTGATGGGGGTGATGGCCCTGGAGGGCGGGATGATCACCCCCTTGCGCCGGTAGGTGTTGCCGGAGATCGAGAAGTCCGGATAGCCCAACTCCAGGTAGGGATCGCCCCCGCCGTGGTTGCGGTTGATGGAGAGGTAGTCGCGGAAACCGTCGAACAGGTTTCCGTCGCCGTTCGGTCCGCCGATGACCGCGTGGATCCGACTGCCGATCCCGGCGACGCCGAAGGTGACCTCGGGGGAGTCGGCCGGCGTCGCGAAGTAGTTTCGGACGATCTTGGCGTACGACTGCCGGGGCTGATCGCCGAACATCGTCACGCCCGACCAGTTGCCGCTGAAGTAGTTGCCGATGATCTGGATCTGATTCGGCGCGCTGCCGATGTAGATGCCGCTGGCCGTATTGTTGAGGAACTGGTTCCCCTGGACGTAGCCGTGGCCGGTGAAGTTGTAGGCGAACTCGATCCCGTTCATCCCCGTCGCCGCCCCGAAGGTGACGCCGTTCTCGGCGAAGGTGTTGCCGATGAAGATGCCCGTGGAGCTGTTGAACAGGATCGCGCCGAAGCCGAGGATGCTCCGCGCGGAGTAGGAGTTGGACATCTCGACCCGGGCGGTCGTGTTGAGGATCACGCCGGAATGGCGGTTGTGGACGAAGCTCGACCTGTCGATCTTCGCCGTCGAGGTTCCTCCGACGATCAGGCCGCCGCCGTCGGCCCGGTAGTCGCTGGCCAGGCCGTTTTCGGAGGCGGAGACGCCGTAGAAGGTGCCGTTGGCCCCATTGTCCAGGTAGACGCCGCTGCCGGTCTGGACGCCGTTGAACTGGCTGTAGCGCGCGTTCACCGTCGCGGGACGGCCGTTCTCGCTCCCCGCCAGCAGCCCGATCCATTTCGTCAGGTTGGTGCGGATCAGCCCCGTGTTCACCGACGAGGCAAGGACGACCACCCCCCTCCCCTCGGGACCGGCGGAGGCGAACCACATGTCGTCGAACGAGATGTTATTGGAGTTGTAGACGAAGAACCCGTCGCCCCGCGTGGGATAGCTCACCGAGGAGACCAGCCCGGTCCCCACGAACTTGAGGTCGCTCTTGCCGACCACCTGGACGTTCTCGACGTAGGCGCCCGACATGAGGCGGATCGTCGAGCCGGGCGAGGAGGCGGCGACCGCCGCGTTGATCGTCCTGAAGGGCGCCCCGAACGTCCCCGCGCCCGCGACGTCCTTGCCGGTCGCCGGGTTGACGAACAGCGAGCCCGCCGTCGCGAAGTTGCCGGTGAACGGCCGGCTGCCGTTCGCACCGTACTGATACTGGCCGATCGAGCGACCGTCGCGGTTCGGGTTGATGTACCACATCAACTGCCCGTTCGACTGGGGGGCGACCACGGCGAGGCCCGGGTCGTGATTCCCGTACAGGTCGAAGGCCAACGGGATCGCCCCCTTGGCGAACCCGCCGAAGTGGAAGATCTGATCCGGGAGCCGGTCGGAGTTGGTGTCGACGAGCCACTGGCCGTTGTTGAAAATGACCGGGTCGTCGATCCCGTCGTGGTTGAAGTCCTCCATCAGCGCGATGTCGCCCGGCGAACCGCCGTAGACGAAGCTCTTCGTCGTCCGGCCGCTCAGGTCGGTGCAGAACAGCCAGACGCCGTTGTTGGGGTCGAAAAGTCCCAGGTCCGTCGTCCCGTTCCCGTCCACGTCCCCCGTCACGGGCTTCCACTGAGGCCCGCCGAACCGGATGTTCACGGCGGAGCCGTCGTTCCGGAGATCGAGCGACCAGACGCCGGTGCTCGGGCGATAGGAGCCGATGGTGGTGAGGGTGGTCCCGGTGAAGTCGCCGACCACCGGGACGTCGGAAGCCGATCCGAAGCTCCGGGTGATGTCGGTCGAGACGTTCATGTCGTTGTCGACGTAGTAGACCATCGAGCCGCCCGAGGGATAGGCGACGCCCATGCCGGGGATCAAGCCCGCACCCGAGAGGCACACCCGGTCCTCCACACGCTCCATCACCGGGACTGTGGGCCTCGCCCGTCGGCCCGTCGCCCGTCGTCCCCAGGACGCCGCCCCGCAAAACCGCCCCAGGGCCCCCGTCAGCTTAGCCGCTCTCGTCATGATGTCTCCCCGCCTGAGGCCGATTCACGATGCCGCGTGGAAGCCCCCCCGCCCGCTTCCGGCACGGAACGGAACGGATGGGCTCAGTCGATTCTATCGCCATGATAGGCATCTCCCGTGCCCGGGAGACGGTGGTCGCGACAGTGGACCCGTACCGGGTCGCTCGCCCGAGGTCGCGAACGCGATTCGTCGCCTCCAGTTTCACCGGCGGGGGCGCGCCGTGTCGAGACGTCTCGATCCAAAGCTGGGCCTGGTGTAACCTAGCTCACCGATCGAAGGATGAGGAATCGGCCGACAGGAAAATCGGCCCGGATCGGCGTATCGGCTGATCTTCGAGGGAGTCGGAGCCGATAACGAGGCGGAGGATCGGAACAGGACCAGCGCCGATCGGCGGGACGCCGAGGCGGGCCGAATTCGCAAGGAGGCGAATCCAGTCATGGACACGACGCCGCAATCGACCGAGGACTCCCCGCGGCGCTCGCTGTCGCGCAACCTCCGACTCGTCATCGTGGGCCTGGTCCTCGCTCGGGGAGTGGTCGGCCTCTGCGTGACGCCCCTGTTCGAGGGGTGGGACGAATACCAGCACGTCGCCTACATCGTCCACATTCAGGAGACGGGACGACGAGCGATCCTCGACGAGACGCTCGTACCGTCGAGCATGCTCGCGGCGATCCATCACGACTTCCCCCAGCCGGAAGCCGCGCGGGTGCAGATGCCGAACGTCCTCAAGCCGCCGTCGTATGAATCCTACTGGCGGCTCGCATCGAACGGGACCGAGTCGACGACGCCCCGCCTCGCCGCGTCCGAGGTGCCGCCGCATGATCTGAAGCTGTATCAGGCCCAGCATTCGTGGTGGTACTACGTCCTGGTCTCGCCGTTGTTCCAGGCCATGGGCGGGGTGAACGACCTGCGATCGTCCGTGACCGGCCTGCGGCTCTTGAACCTCGCGCTCACCGCCGGAGCCGTCTGGATCGCCCTGGGAGTCGTCTCGAAGCGGGTCCGCAGCCGCCGGACGGCCGGCTGGATCGCCCTCCTGATCGGCGTCCAGCCGCTCCTGGTGATGAACGGGATCCGCGTCTCCAGCGACGCCGCCGGGGTCTTCTTCTCGGTGGCCGCGGTCGCCGAGATGATGACGCTGGCGATCGACGAGCGCCGACTCGTCCGTCGGTCTTGCCGGATCGGCGTCCTGGTGGGCCTGGCCATCCTCATGAAGGCCTCCAACTTCGCGATCCTTCCCGCGATGGGCGTGGCCTGGATCCTCGCCGTGGCGCGGACCCGTCCCGCGCCGAGGGTGGCGTTCGGCTCGGTGGCGGCGATCGGCCTGATCCTCGGCGCCCTGATCGGACCGGACCTGGCGCACAACCTGAGCACCTACGGAATCGCGACCCCGATCCAGGAGGCGCTGGAGAATCGCGCGAAAGGCCGAGGATTCTCCGATATGTACCAGGCTTTCCGCGAGTTCCATCCGGTCGCCTACGGGCGATGGCTGTTCGGCCAGGGCCTGTTCGTCCAGGGCAACTGGTCGTTCGTCCTGCCGATCAGCGAGCTCACCGTGATGCACTGGCAGGTCCTGGAATTGGCGGCCCTCGGCCTGTGCTTCCCTGCGGCGGGCCTTGTCATCCGCAGGCTCATCGCGAGGGCTCGCAAGCGGCCCCTGGACGGTGTCGGCGGTTTGACGATGGGCTTCGACTCGCTCGCCGTCCCCCTGCTCTGCCTCGCCGTCTGCGTCGGCTTTCATGCCGGACTGGTCTACCACGCCCTCCAGTCGGCGCTGGCCTGGGGCGTCTCGACCACGGGCCCCTGGTACGCCTCGCCGGCGCTTCCGTGGTTCCTGGTTCTGATCGGCGTGGGGGCGAGTTGCTGGCACCGCTTCGTGGCCCCGGGATTTGTGGCCGCGATCGTCTTGCTCAGCATCGCCGCGGAACAGACCTCGTGGTTCGTCCAGATGCTCCCGGTGTATTCGGGCGGAGCGGAAGGGTGGGCGGCCCTGAGCCGGATCACCAGCCTCCAGGTCGGGTTCCTGTCGACCACCACCTGCATCCTGGCGACCATCGTCGGCCTGGGGCTTTTCCTGACCGCCGTGCGATCCATCTCCCTCGCCTCGGACGGCGTCGCGACCGAACCGGCGAGGCCGTCGTGGCTCACGATCGGCCGCAAGCGCGAGCGGGTCGACGCCAGCGCGGAGGGAGTTCCCGCTCCGGCCTGTCGGAAGGTCGCCGATCACGAATCTCCGACGGTCGGGGCCGTCGACCATGAGACCCGGCGCTGAACCATCGACGAGGCTCGATCCCAGGACGAAATGAAACCGCCGGCCGACCTCGCATTGGTGAGAGGTCGGCCGGCGTTGCTGTTTGATCCGGAGGCAAGGAGCGCCGGAAGGACGCTCAGTGCCCGACGGAAACCCGGCCCGACGTCCGGGACTTCCAGCGGCCGAGCCGCGCGGCGAGGCCTCGGAGGGAACGGGACGCCCCGCTCGGCATCCAGCTTCGTCGGGCGGGAGTCGGAACCCGCTCCAGAATGGCGATGATCTCCGCGTCGTTGAGTACGTACTCCTTGATCTGGAACATCCCCCCGAGGTGGCCCCGGGCGCGATCCAGAAAATCGGCGAACGACGTCGCGTCCCAGACGTGGAAATGGATGCTGTAGCCCACCTCCTCGAGGCGCTTCGCCTGGGCTTCAATCGCGGCCGGTTCTTCGATCCCCTCGACGAACCGAGCCCACTCGCGGAAGTGCTCGGAACGCGAGACCTCCACCCCCTCCACGTCGTCGCGCACCAGATGGTCGAACGGGGTGAGGGCGCGATCGCGATCGAAGCTGTGGTCCTTGTTCGGCACGGCGAGATAGAGCGTCCCGCCGGGGCGGAGCTTCTTGAGGTGGTTGCGCACCGTCCCCAGGGGGTTCTCGGTGTGTTCCAGGAAGTGATTGGCGACGATGAAATCGAGCGAGGCGTCCGGGAGGGTCCCCAGCCGCTCGCCGTCGTCGACGACGTCGACGTGGACGAGGTCGTAGTTGCGGAGTTCCGGGTAGTGGGCGCGCAGGCCGTCCA includes:
- a CDS encoding AsmA family protein; amino-acid sequence: MRCRWFRRLLLIPIGIVVAPALLWCLVVLVAPTNWARTHVIAALERSSGRTVHVDKLRVCFGGGLDLENLKIGAPGSASGPWLDAEKVHVDVSLFQLVRGRLDATALDVDGVKLRVQRRADGTFELADLVRAQRPAPDAPRARPRPAPRTSRSTSSAVRST
- a CDS encoding CehA/McbA family metallohydrolase, translated to MTPRARLVPPLIAGLVFSLSLVGGPRAVLAEILPIVADVEFQPLSAQARRVVQTLDLLGQPLSAEEKARIDAAVQAAEEGPGIKAIQEVLDAHCLIGVDVNPESRVKSIQGPASPRLVQGGWSVFLVKVHNEAGVTAELVVESPNAGPMHKQSTNSAEPKDTIHKADLIDRWCDVVMYRDRPLSRTLSGLPVEYRVLQIASRDAGRREAKLTFNVGQGSQDLGFRSDVDILFTCEPAVTVTLDVRDESDRPTTASFIFRDRLGRVYPSPSRRLAPDFFFHPQIYRADGETVSLPAGEFQVEYTRGPEYRLLTKSITVPKGSAHREAFKLERWIHLSKRNWFSGDHHVHAAGCAHYESPTEGVTPDDMWRHILGEDLDVGCVLSWGPCWYAQKAFFDGKVHRLSTPENLMRYDVEVSGFPSSHTGHLCLLRLKEDDYPGTTRIEEWPSWDLPVLKWGKEQGGVVGFSHSGWGLATKSIEIPNDEIPPFDGIGANEYIVDVVHDAVDFISAVDTPIPWELNIWYHTLNCGYRTRISGETDFPCIYGERVGLGRVYVKLDDGKLDFDRWCQGLKDGRSYVSDGKSHLIDFQVDDREVGEDGSEVKLLAPGTIKVRVKAAALLAETPSPETEAIRTRPIYVQPYWHVERARVGASRKVPVEVVVNGLPVERREIEADGSIQDLEFDVPVTKSSWVAVRIFPTSHTNPVFVTVGDKPIRASRKSAEWCLKSVDQCWSQKEPAIRESEKEAARQAYDVARDAYRKILSECEDDRPAADEKAAGGGEDR
- a CDS encoding class I SAM-dependent methyltransferase translates to MSEIPEAMLERRRGLCHKHLAGDGVEVGALHHPMEMGERARVRYVDRMDVDGLRAHYPELRNYDLVHVDVVDDGERLGTLPDASLDFIVANHFLEHTENPLGTVRNHLKKLRPGGTLYLAVPNKDHSFDRDRALTPFDHLVRDDVEGVEVSRSEHFREWARFVEGIEEPAAIEAQAKRLEEVGYSIHFHVWDATSFADFLDRARGHLGGMFQIKEYVLNDAEIIAILERVPTPARRSWMPSGASRSLRGLAARLGRWKSRTSGRVSVGH
- a CDS encoding AsmA-like C-terminal region-containing protein, yielding MLENVQGEGTWEEGKTITGTMSGDVNQGAFQFSGSLDRIPGRPSFEGQLWADRVVLDDGMAFLRYLVPVLAGATPRIQGDLTMELYLRGDGETRELLSQTLVGNGRILIDPIQLDGTELLSEVEKSSISLPTKSRVGSLRTDFTVKDARITTSKLALNLAKTPIIISGWTDFDGRLDYRMGLEGLAERVPARAKKLLAELELDVDALSSLRLNGTVDDLKVSVLGRGAGIGSPVDDFLTPPDKQKLKLLGRKLSDKFSR
- a CDS encoding right-handed parallel beta-helix repeat-containing protein, whose product is MTRAAKLTGALGRFCGAASWGRRATGRRARPTVPVMERVEDRVCLSGAGLIPGMGVAYPSGGSMVYYVDNDMNVSTDITRSFGSASDVPVVGDFTGTTLTTIGSYRPSTGVWSLDLRNDGSAVNIRFGGPQWKPVTGDVDGNGTTDLGLFDPNNGVWLFCTDLSGRTTKSFVYGGSPGDIALMEDFNHDGIDDPVIFNNGQWLVDTNSDRLPDQIFHFGGFAKGAIPLAFDLYGNHDPGLAVVAPQSNGQLMWYINPNRDGRSIGQYQYGANGSRPFTGNFATAGSLFVNPATGKDVAGAGTFGAPFRTINAAVAASSPGSTIRLMSGAYVENVQVVGKSDLKFVGTGLVSSVSYPTRGDGFFVYNSNNISFDDMWFASAGPEGRGVVVLASSVNTGLIRTNLTKWIGLLAGSENGRPATVNARYSQFNGVQTGSGVYLDNGANGTFYGVSASENGLASDYRADGGGLIVGGTSTAKIDRSSFVHNRHSGVILNTTARVEMSNSYSARSILGFGAILFNSSTGIFIGNTFAENGVTFGAATGMNGIEFAYNFTGHGYVQGNQFLNNTASGIYIGSAPNQIQIIGNYFSGNWSGVTMFGDQPRQSYAKIVRNYFATPADSPEVTFGVAGIGSRIHAVIGGPNGDGNLFDGFRDYLSINRNHGGGDPYLELGYPDFSISGNTYRRKGVIIPPSRAITPIN
- a CDS encoding class I SAM-dependent methyltransferase, which codes for MIRPHDEDLAGAFDDQAPKFERAPVQSDPAALERLVRAAGFPAGALLLDAGCGPGLVSEAFLKAGDRVFGVDLSPVMIDRARARCGFAGDSARFLQGSIYEDGVAAEGPFDGAYSRYVLHHVLDPRAFLARQIELVRPGGLIVLGDHITSPDPALARRHQEFEVGRDRTHTRNLTGGELVDLFADAGLNDVHYQEEAFALDFDEWFDRGSPSESKQSLREALETGLDARGFRVAPGQGATIRIECVYAIVRGRRD
- a CDS encoding ArnT family glycosyltransferase; the encoded protein is MDTTPQSTEDSPRRSLSRNLRLVIVGLVLARGVVGLCVTPLFEGWDEYQHVAYIVHIQETGRRAILDETLVPSSMLAAIHHDFPQPEAARVQMPNVLKPPSYESYWRLASNGTESTTPRLAASEVPPHDLKLYQAQHSWWYYVLVSPLFQAMGGVNDLRSSVTGLRLLNLALTAGAVWIALGVVSKRVRSRRTAGWIALLIGVQPLLVMNGIRVSSDAAGVFFSVAAVAEMMTLAIDERRLVRRSCRIGVLVGLAILMKASNFAILPAMGVAWILAVARTRPAPRVAFGSVAAIGLILGALIGPDLAHNLSTYGIATPIQEALENRAKGRGFSDMYQAFREFHPVAYGRWLFGQGLFVQGNWSFVLPISELTVMHWQVLELAALGLCFPAAGLVIRRLIARARKRPLDGVGGLTMGFDSLAVPLLCLAVCVGFHAGLVYHALQSALAWGVSTTGPWYASPALPWFLVLIGVGASCWHRFVAPGFVAAIVLLSIAAEQTSWFVQMLPVYSGGAEGWAALSRITSLQVGFLSTTTCILATIVGLGLFLTAVRSISLASDGVATEPARPSWLTIGRKRERVDASAEGVPAPACRKVADHESPTVGAVDHETRR